The proteins below are encoded in one region of Streptosporangiales bacterium:
- a CDS encoding Lrp/AsnC family transcriptional regulator, with amino-acid sequence MVQAYILIQTDVGKAADVAHEIAALSGVTLAEDVIGPYDVIVRAEARNDDELGKLVVARIQQIDGIARTLTCPVVHI; translated from the coding sequence ATGGTTCAGGCGTACATCCTCATCCAGACCGACGTCGGCAAGGCAGCCGACGTCGCGCACGAGATCGCCGCGCTCAGCGGTGTCACGCTCGCCGAGGACGTCATCGGACCATACGACGTGATCGTCCGTGCGGAGGCGCGCAACGACGACGAGCTCGGCAAGCTCGTCGTGGCGCGCATCCAGCAGATCGACGGCATCGCCCGCACGCTCACCTGCCCCGTGGTGCACATCTGA